Proteins found in one Odontesthes bonariensis isolate fOdoBon6 chromosome 11, fOdoBon6.hap1, whole genome shotgun sequence genomic segment:
- the LOC142391197 gene encoding uncharacterized protein LOC142391197, which produces MEKPHRCSVCDKIFTEKSNLTRHVKIHAIARETFDCNVCKKSLTTKSSLVSHQLQHQYPNIVLYRQGEARLQCTSAEKSVEEAPSTIVDPTWLDPKTAEAAAKRSGGELWKGQLVIVFGKYAGQTFRWLIENNVGWLVWLLFEYCQQGEQNELMKWQKERLLEYAREFPPVTCHLDRRLKKAQSKKDWAPPTVPDLSQKDPNYTTDAELLAAAGQSPALPPPQDAEEPSAGQSAHLPQQGHSLFEGTV; this is translated from the exons ATGGAGAAGCCGCATCGGTGCAGCGTGTGCGACAAGATTTTTACTGAAAAGTCCAACCTGACGAGGCATGTAAAGATCCATGCCATCGCCAGGGAGACTTTTGATTGTAATGTCTGCAAGAAGAGCTTGACCACAAAATCATCGCTGGTCAGCCATCAACTGCAGCACCAGTACCCCAACATAGTTCTCTACCGGCAAGGAGAGGCCAGGCTGCAGTGTACGTCAGCAGAAAAGTCTGTGGAAGAGGCCCCCAGCACCATTGTTGACCCTACATGGCTGGATCCCAAGACAGCAGAGGCGGCTGCCAAGAGGTCCGGGGGTGAGCTGTGGAAAGGTCAGCTGGTCATCGTGTTTGGGAAGTACGCCGGTCAGACCTTCAGGTGGCTTATTGAAAACAATGTCGGCTGGCTGGTGTGGTTGCTGTTCGAGTACTGTCAGCAGGGAGAGCAGAACGAGCTGATGAAATGGCAGAAGGAGCGACTGCTCGAGTACGCCAGAGAGTTCcctcctgtcacatgtcacCTTGACAGGAGGTTGAAG AAAGCTCAATCAAAGAAAGACTGGGCTCCTCCGACCGTCCCCGACCTCTCTCAGAAAGACCCCAACTACACCACCGATGCCGAGTTGTTGGCTGCTGCAGGACAGTCGCCTGCTCTACCTCCTCCTCAAGATGCTGAAGAACCGAGCGCCGGCCAATCAGCTCACCTCCCCCAGCAAGGTCACAGCCTCTTTGAAGGGACAGTATAA